A stretch of the bacterium genome encodes the following:
- a CDS encoding type II toxin-antitoxin system VapC family toxin, whose protein sequence is MDVVADASAFLAVVLNEAARDSTIRSTTGRGIVAPEILPYEVGNALVVVRKKGRLTDSEVLRAFDSAQQIPVTLLPVTIPSAVKLAMQFGIYAYDAYYLQCCIENRLPLLSLDVRMCEVAKRLRIQIVE, encoded by the coding sequence TGCCGTGGTCTTGAACGAAGCCGCCCGCGACTCAACCATCCGGAGTACCACCGGGCGCGGAATCGTAGCCCCGGAGATCCTGCCGTATGAAGTCGGCAATGCTCTGGTCGTCGTGCGGAAGAAGGGACGTCTTACCGACAGCGAAGTGCTTCGGGCGTTCGACAGCGCGCAGCAAATCCCGGTAACACTGCTGCCGGTGACGATTCCCAGTGCTGTCAAACTGGCGATGCAGTTCGGCATCTACGCCTACGATGCCTACTACCTGCAATGCTGCATCGAAAACCGGCTGCCGCTGCTGAGCCTCGATGTCCGAATGTGCGAAGTGGCAAAGCGACTGCGGATTCAGATTGTGGAGTGA